Proteins from a single region of Oryza brachyantha chromosome 6, ObraRS2, whole genome shotgun sequence:
- the LOC102719779 gene encoding tyrosine-sulfated glycopeptide receptor 1-like — MGWVCRVILVSGALVLVLAASFCGGVAACVEAERQALLSFLAEAAPPAGDGIVAEWRGSPDCCTWDGVGCDGGGAVTRLWLPRRGLGGTVSPSVGDLTALVHLNLSGNSLTGQFPEVLFSLPNATVVDVSYNCLSGELPNVPAAAVAGIARGGLSLQVLDVSSNLFAGRFPSVIWEHTPRLVSLNASNNSFHGSIPSLCVSCPELAVLDLSVNGLSGPISPGFGNCSRLRVFSAGRNNITGELPGDLFVVKTLQRLQLPSNQIEGRLDLERIAKLTNLVTLDLSYNVLTGELPESISQISKLEELRLANNHLTGTLPPALSNWASLRCLNLRSNRFIGDLTRVDFSGLVNLTIFDVDANNFTGSIPPSIYSCTAMKAMRFSHNHMSGGQVAPEIGNLKELQFLSLTLDSFVNISGMFWNLKGCTNLTALLVSYNFHGEALPDAGWVGDHIKNVRVFVMENSALTGTIPAWLSKLQDLSILNLSGNRLTGPIPSWLGGMSKLYCMDLSGNLLSGEIPPSLMEMRLLTSEQAMAEFNPGHLPLVFTVKPDNRTDQQGRGYYQMLGIPTTLNFSDNAITGTIPPEVGKLKMLQVLDVSCNNISGGIPTELSNLTRLQILDLNGNRLSGTIPPVLNELHFLAVFNVAYNNLEGPIPTGGQFDAFPPRSFKGNPKLCGQVISVPCGNKVEGRDDTPSKLVGKKVLIAIVLGVSLGLVALIVFLGCVVITVRKVMCNGAVLDGGKLVEAPQFDSTSELYNGSSKDTTFFMSEVADGVAKTVTFVDVLNATNNFSPSNIIGSGGYGLVFLAELQDGTRLAVKKLNGDMCLVEREFQAEVEALSTTRHENLVPLLGFCIRGRLRLLIYPYMANGSLHDWLHERRAGDAGSGAAPLLLDWRARLNIARGASRGVLCIHEQCKPQIVHRDIKSSNILLDEAGEARVADFGLARLILPDRTHVTTELVGTPGYIPPEYGQAWAATLRGDVYSFGVVLLELLTGRRPVETLPPPQGQQRELVHWVLQMRSQGRHADVLDPRLRDKGDEAQMLNVLDLACLCVDSTPLSRPAIQDVVSWLDNVDAIGRSDL, encoded by the coding sequence ATGGGTTGGGTTTGCCGAGTCATCCTCGTTTCGGGAGCTCTTGTGCTGGTTTTGGCCGCCTCGTTCTGCGGTGGCGTGGCTGCGTGCGTGGAGGCGGAGAGGCAGGCGTTGCTGTCCTTCCTCGCcgaggccgcgccgccggcgggcgaCGGCATCGTCGCCGAGTGGCGGGGGTCGCCGGACTGCTGCACGTGGGACGGCGTGgggtgcgacggcggcggcgcggtcacGCGTCTGTGGctgccgcggcgcgggcttgGCGGGACGGTCTCCCCGTCGGTGGGCGACCTCACCGCGCTCGTGCACCTCAACCTGTCCGGCAACAGCCTCACCGGTCAGTTCCCCGAGGTTCTGTTCTCCCTGCCCAATGCCACCGTCGTCGACGTCAGCTACAACTGTCTCTCCGGCGAGCTGCCTAacgtgccggcggcggcggtggctggcaTTGCCCGCGGCGGGCTCTCGCTTCAGGTGCTCGACGTTTCGAGTAACCTCTTTGCGGGGAGGTTTCCGTCCGTGATCTGGGAGCACACGCCGCGCCTCGTGTCGCTGAATGCCAGCAACAACAGCTTCCATGGCTCGATCCCGTCCTTGTGCGTGAGCTGCCCGGAGCTGGCCGTTCTTGACCTCTCCGTGAACGGTCTCAGCGGGCCCATCTCCCCCGGCTTCGGCAACTGCTCGCGGCTGCGCGTTTTCAGCGCCGGCCGCAACAACATCACCGGCGAACTCCCCGGCGACCTCTTCGTCGTGAAGACGCTGCAGCGTCTGCAGCTCCCATCAAATCAGATAGAAGGCCGGCTTGATCTAGAGCGCATCGCCAAGCTGACCAATCTTGTCACGCTTGATTTAAGCTACAACGTGCTCACCGGCGAATTGCCGGAGTCGATCAGCCAGATCTCGAAGCTGGAGGAGCTTCGGCTCGCCAATAACCACCTCACCGGAACGCTCCCGCCGGCGTTGAGCAACTGGGCCAGCCTCCGGTGCCTCAACCTCCGGTCGAACAGGTTCATCGGGGACCTCACGCGCGTTGACTTCTCCGGCCTCGTCAACCTCACCATCTTCGACGTGGACGCAAACAACTTCACCGGCAGCATTCCGCCGAGCATCTACTCCTGCACGGCGATGAAGGCGATGCGCTTCAGCCACAACCACATGAGCGGTGGGCAGGTCGCGCCGGAGATCGGCAACCTGAAAGAACTCCAGTTCTTGTCGTTGACCCTCGACTCCTTCGTCAACATCAGCGGCATGTTCTGGAACCTCAAGGGCTGCACCAACCTCACCGCGCTGCTCGTCTCGTACAACTTCCACGGCGAGGCGCTGCCGGACGCCGGCTGGGTCGGCGACCACATCAAGAACGTCCGGGTCTTTGTGATGGAGAACAGCGCGCTGACGGGCACGATCCCGGCGTGGCTGTCGAAGCTGCAGGACCTCAGCATCTTGAACCTCTCCGGCAACCGCCTCACCGGCCCGATCCCGAGCTGGCTCGGAGGCATGTCGAAGCTGTACTGCATGGACCTGTCCGGCAACCTCCTGTCCGGGGAGATACCGCCGTCGTTGATGGAGATGCGGCTGCTGACGTCCGAGCAGGCCATGGCAGAGTTCAATCCAGGCCATCTCCCGCTCGTGTTCACCGTGAAGCCAGACAACAGAACAGACCAGCAGGGCCGTGGATACTACCAGATGCTGGGCATTCCCACGACCCTCAACTTCAGCGACAACGCCATCACCGGCACGATCCCGCCGGAAGTCGGGAAGCTAAAGATGCTCCAAGTGCTCGACGTCAGTTGCAACAACATCTCCGGTGGCATCCCGACGGAGCTAAGCAACCTGACCAGGCTGCAGATTCTTGACTTGAACGGGAACCGCCTGTCGGGGACGATCCCTCCGGTGCTCAACGAGCTCCACTTCCTCGCCGTCTTCAACGTCGCGTACAACAACCTCGAGGGGCCGATCCCGACCGGCGGCCAGTTCGACGCGTTCCCGCCAAGGAGCTTCAAGGGGAACCCGAAGCTCTGTGGCCAGGTGATCTCTGTCCCCTGTGGCAACAAAGTCGAGGGTAGAGACGACACTCCGTCCAAGCTCGTCGGGAAGAAGGTCCTGATCGCCATCGTTCTTGGAGTTTCCCTTGGCCTGGTTGCTCTCATCGTCTTCCTCGGATGCGTTGTGATTACCGTCAGAAAGGTTATGTGCAACGGAGCAGTTCTTGACGGTGGGAAACTCGTGGAGGCCCCCCAGTTCGACTCCACGTCGGAGCTCTACAATGGCAGCTCCAAAGACACAACCTTTTTCATGTCGGAGGTCGCCGACGGGGTGGCGAAGACCGTGACGTTCGTGGACGTCCTGAATGCGACCAACAATTTCAGCCCGTCAAACATCATCGGGTCGGGCGGGTACGGCCTGGTGTTCCTCGCCGAGCTCCAGGACGGCACCCGGCTCGCCGTGAAGAAGCTCAACGGCGACATGTGTCTAGTGGAGCGAGAATTccaggcggaggtggaggcgctGTCCACGACGCGCCATGAGAACCTCGTCCCGCTGCTGGGCTTCTGCATCCGcgggcggctgcggctgctgaTCTACCCGTACATGGCGAACGGCAGCCTCCACGACTGGCTGCACGAACgtcgcgccggcgacgcgggcTCGGGCGCGGCGCCGCTGCTTCTGGACTGGCGCGCCAGGCTCAACATCGCGCGCGGCGCCAGCCGCGGCGTGCTCTGCATCCACGAGCAGTGCAAGCCCCAGATCGTGCACCGCGACATCAAGTCGAGCAACATCCTCCTCGACGAGGCCGGCGAggcccgcgtcgccgactTCGGGCTGGCGCGCCTCATCCTCCCCGACCGGACACACGTCACGACGGAGCTGGTCGGCACGCCGGGTTACATCCCGCCGGAGTACGGCCAGGCGTGGGCCGCAACGCTGCGCGGCGACGTATACAGCTTCGGAGTCGTGCTGCTTGAGCTCCTCACGGGGAGGCGGCCCGTCGAGacattgccgccgccgcaggggcAGCAGCGGGAGCTCGTCCACTGGGTGCTCCAGATGCGGTCGCAGGGGAGGCATGCCGACGTGCTGGACCCGCGGCTGAGGGACAAGGGCGACGAGGCACAAATGCTGAACGTTCTCGACCTCGCCTGCCTCTGCGTCGACTCGACGCCGTTGAGCCGGCCGGCGATACAGGATGTGGTCAGCTGGCTCGACAACGTCGACGCCATTGGCAGATCAGATCTCTGA